The following proteins come from a genomic window of Legionella cherrii:
- the bcsC gene encoding cellulose synthase complex outer membrane protein BcsC — translation MSRGRFGLLLFSLIAFKAVADDFNPKQMLLDQVIWGETYYRDDFVKNSLERLQLIAPDDPDVLAARIRLAIRQKNLVLAKELLDELKQKAPNSEAYKQAIMSLFLTQPLAKQKLQQARIMALSGHLDSAKAQYDALFHGDFPTLELSSEYWRLVSYIPTERQNAFNHLQTLYNFLNLHKIYSNNNNQDNWTYGLKERLSGLWVASGDAAFRTGNMDLAQKKYQQAILLDHTNYYAWVGIGEVAFARKNFVDAEKAYKQALLVSPGKSSAVYGLIGIYKLQSLKKALDYLNSLPEDLKIKFNDARRSLESSMLQEQADQFVRKNQWERAIEKYSQAENLDPNDVWLTYHFALALNHVGKFKKANELFQKLLSKQKKDPTGAYAYALYLSSIDKLQQALDQLHTIPQKQWNEGMRQMAQRLTTELILKHAQKLRDAGDKQAAIAYLMHQTQTTPIKLTLADWAFNDGVFAAALNYYQDVKTHEPLNTDANLGVIESLIAMGNKKKAHQLLEEQQKIKLTYNYNMQRRLANAWNAVGYPQKALPIFNRLKQENVNAAPSQDSALIFRDAARLETELRMPKLAQEDYKKAMVESDITSVWPASNDYYTLLTRNQAGDDWLKRSIRSDAGLLYQQQETRITIDQDYWRLTGNAGTSDLRAEDTIAQADWGYANGRAFFRTDTVSLGAGSFTTVNGLYFDDFGTCNINGCSTGIAQKTNGVSFDGGWQNRLWGFDVGATPIGFPVNNFIGGINYSGEINHIGWTITASQRPMTNSLLSFAGAKDPNTGVVWGGVVATGLTLSLSYDRGEANGLWANIIGSELTGKNVPSNQRILLIDGYYYKLINEDNRRFIIGLNNMVWHYDKNLYGFNLGQAGYFSPDFYLSFTIPIDYRKRTANWSYELGGTVTWSYDTTKNLLAYPLPNLIPNFNSSQNSIQTGGNGTGYGYSFLALIERRLGSHFIVGGMVDIQRSTDYTPSHLSLFLRYSFEGWMGDMDMPIIPLVPYSNFR, via the coding sequence ATGTCTAGAGGCAGATTCGGTTTATTATTGTTTAGCTTGATAGCTTTTAAAGCTGTTGCTGACGATTTTAACCCGAAACAAATGTTATTAGATCAGGTCATTTGGGGCGAAACCTATTACCGCGATGATTTTGTTAAGAATTCACTCGAGCGATTACAATTAATCGCTCCTGATGATCCCGATGTTCTTGCTGCACGAATTAGGCTTGCAATAAGACAAAAAAATTTGGTTTTAGCGAAAGAATTGCTTGATGAATTAAAACAAAAAGCACCTAATTCAGAAGCTTACAAACAGGCTATTATGAGTTTATTTCTCACTCAGCCTTTAGCCAAACAAAAACTCCAGCAAGCAAGAATAATGGCGCTGTCTGGACATCTGGATTCAGCAAAAGCTCAATATGATGCGCTTTTCCATGGTGATTTCCCCACCCTGGAATTAAGTTCTGAATATTGGCGCCTCGTTTCCTACATTCCTACAGAGCGTCAAAATGCATTCAACCATTTGCAAACGCTCTATAATTTTTTAAATCTTCATAAAATTTATTCTAACAATAACAATCAAGATAATTGGACTTATGGACTCAAAGAAAGGCTTTCAGGATTATGGGTGGCCAGTGGAGATGCTGCATTTCGAACGGGTAATATGGATTTGGCGCAAAAAAAATATCAGCAGGCCATCCTCCTGGATCACACAAATTATTATGCCTGGGTTGGAATAGGTGAAGTAGCATTTGCGCGCAAAAACTTTGTTGATGCTGAAAAAGCATACAAACAAGCTTTGCTCGTTAGTCCTGGTAAAAGTAGCGCCGTTTATGGACTTATAGGAATCTATAAACTTCAATCCTTGAAGAAAGCACTGGATTACCTCAATAGTTTACCTGAGGATTTGAAAATTAAATTTAATGATGCGCGACGCAGTTTAGAAAGTTCCATGCTACAAGAGCAAGCCGACCAATTTGTCAGAAAAAACCAATGGGAAAGAGCAATCGAAAAATACAGCCAGGCAGAAAACCTGGATCCCAACGATGTATGGTTAACTTATCACTTCGCATTAGCATTGAATCATGTAGGTAAATTTAAAAAAGCAAATGAGCTCTTTCAGAAGTTGCTCTCGAAACAAAAAAAAGACCCAACTGGAGCATACGCTTATGCGCTTTACTTATCAAGTATAGACAAGCTACAACAAGCACTGGACCAACTTCATACCATTCCGCAAAAACAATGGAATGAAGGCATGCGTCAAATGGCACAACGTCTGACTACCGAATTGATTTTAAAACATGCACAAAAATTGCGAGATGCTGGAGATAAACAAGCTGCAATCGCCTATTTAATGCATCAAACCCAAACTACACCCATCAAACTCACCTTAGCTGATTGGGCTTTTAATGACGGGGTATTTGCAGCAGCCCTGAATTATTATCAAGACGTCAAAACCCATGAACCACTTAATACTGATGCCAACTTGGGGGTTATTGAATCGCTTATTGCTATGGGAAACAAGAAAAAAGCGCATCAATTGCTGGAAGAACAGCAAAAAATAAAATTAACGTACAATTATAATATGCAAAGAAGATTAGCAAATGCATGGAATGCTGTAGGCTATCCACAAAAAGCATTACCCATTTTTAATCGGCTGAAACAAGAAAATGTCAATGCGGCTCCCAGTCAAGATAGCGCCCTTATATTTCGTGATGCGGCACGTTTAGAAACCGAACTTCGTATGCCTAAACTGGCGCAAGAAGATTACAAAAAAGCGATGGTTGAAAGTGATATTACATCGGTTTGGCCTGCCAGCAATGATTATTATACTTTATTGACCCGCAATCAAGCAGGAGACGATTGGCTTAAACGCAGCATTAGGTCTGATGCAGGCCTTCTTTATCAACAACAAGAAACACGCATTACAATCGATCAAGATTACTGGCGGCTAACAGGTAACGCTGGAACCTCTGATTTACGCGCAGAAGATACTATAGCACAAGCAGATTGGGGGTACGCAAACGGACGCGCATTTTTTAGAACGGATACGGTTAGTTTGGGTGCAGGAAGTTTTACTACAGTTAATGGCTTGTATTTTGACGACTTTGGAACGTGTAACATTAACGGCTGCTCAACCGGCATAGCGCAAAAAACAAACGGAGTCAGCTTTGATGGAGGATGGCAAAATCGGCTTTGGGGATTTGATGTGGGCGCCACCCCCATAGGATTCCCTGTGAATAATTTCATTGGTGGTATCAATTACAGCGGTGAAATAAATCATATTGGCTGGACAATCACAGCGTCACAACGCCCCATGACTAACTCGTTACTCTCTTTTGCAGGTGCAAAAGATCCAAATACAGGAGTCGTATGGGGAGGAGTTGTAGCAACAGGACTTACCTTATCACTAAGTTATGATCGGGGTGAAGCAAACGGTTTGTGGGCTAATATCATTGGCAGTGAATTAACTGGGAAAAATGTACCGTCGAATCAGCGCATTCTGCTTATCGACGGTTATTATTACAAACTCATCAATGAAGACAATCGCCGTTTTATCATTGGACTCAATAATATGGTTTGGCACTATGATAAAAACCTATACGGTTTTAATCTTGGGCAAGCAGGATATTTTAGCCCAGATTTCTACCTGTCGTTCACCATTCCAATTGATTACCGCAAACGAACAGCAAACTGGTCTTATGAATTGGGTGGCACTGTAACATGGTCGTATGATACTACTAAAAATCTATTGGCATACCCATTACCAAACCTTATTCCAAATTTTAACAGTTCACAAAACTCCATCCAAACAGGTGGTAATGGTACGGGCTATGGTTATTCTTTTCTTGCATTGATAGAACGTCGACTTGGTTCACATTTTATAGTCGGAGGAATGGTAGATATTCAACGCTCAACAGACTATACTCCGAGCCATCTCTCTCTGTTCCTTCGTTACTCATTTGAAGGATGGATGGGGGATATGGACATGCCTATCATCCCCTTAGTACCCTATTCTAATTTCAGATAA
- the truD gene encoding tRNA pseudouridine(13) synthase TruD has protein sequence MYSLDWLYAYGLPKSTAYFKFTPEDFQVNEFFDSPFSGTGEHILLKIEKKGVTTLEVVKSVARLLKKPIKSIGYAGLKDRQALTTQWLSIHAPGEEIPGVAQLAGPGWCVLECIRHHKKLRPGFLTGNHFLVRLREISHKEDLLERIERIKENGVPNYFGEQRFGRDAGNLIKAEEMLVHGYKVKDRFLRGMYCSAARSWIYNLILSRRIMEQCWDIPLPGDVMQLQGSNSIFFIDNVDNELLQRIKNKDISPASPLPGKSKHKVKDEALHLINKIYHEWQPWITGLAQYGLEEDWRANILHLEQFTCLIKENTAELSFSLPAGSYATAVLRELIRYQNG, from the coding sequence ATGTATTCTCTCGATTGGTTATATGCTTATGGATTACCAAAATCTACGGCTTATTTTAAATTTACTCCTGAAGATTTCCAGGTCAATGAATTTTTTGATAGCCCATTCTCTGGGACAGGGGAACATATTCTTCTTAAAATTGAGAAAAAAGGGGTAACAACCCTAGAAGTAGTTAAATCAGTAGCAAGACTATTGAAAAAGCCAATCAAGTCAATTGGCTATGCGGGATTAAAAGACAGACAAGCATTAACAACTCAATGGTTGAGTATCCATGCTCCTGGTGAAGAAATTCCAGGAGTTGCGCAACTTGCAGGGCCTGGTTGGTGTGTTTTAGAGTGCATTCGTCATCATAAAAAATTAAGGCCAGGCTTTCTTACGGGGAATCATTTTCTTGTACGTTTGCGCGAAATTTCCCACAAAGAAGACTTGTTAGAACGTATTGAACGCATCAAAGAGAATGGGGTTCCTAATTATTTTGGCGAGCAACGATTTGGTCGAGATGCAGGTAATTTGATAAAAGCAGAAGAAATGCTTGTTCATGGCTATAAAGTTAAGGATCGATTTCTACGAGGGATGTATTGTTCTGCTGCACGTTCATGGATTTATAACTTAATTTTATCTCGTCGTATTATGGAGCAATGTTGGGATATACCCTTGCCTGGTGATGTGATGCAGCTCCAAGGATCCAACAGTATTTTTTTTATTGATAATGTAGACAATGAACTATTACAAAGGATTAAAAATAAAGATATTTCACCCGCAAGTCCTTTACCTGGGAAAAGCAAACATAAAGTAAAAGATGAGGCCTTGCATTTAATTAATAAAATTTATCATGAGTGGCAGCCATGGATAACAGGGTTAGCACAGTATGGTTTGGAGGAAGATTGGCGCGCCAATATCTTGCATCTAGAACAGTTTACTTGCCTCATTAAGGAAAATACCGCTGAACTGTCTTTTAGTTTGCCCGCAGGCTCTTATGCTACTGCTGTTTTACGTGAGCTAATTCGCTATCAAAACGGATAA
- the bcsG gene encoding cellulose biosynthesis protein BcsG: MTDRVQKQQKAFLMWRDIDGWNYYFLVKFALLWAGYLNFHPFINLVFLAFLLFPLSSNFLHRCRNWIAIPLGFVVFYHDTWLPGISTITSQGTNLFAFSSGYLLELVNRFLNWELIGMAFVILVAYLFLSQWIRITTFTVIALTWLNIITLMGPSINLLPVQNKMVANNQQTKVETNSSAIEPNSNLPPTNENLNAYLNQFYEQQKGLRTIFPSALSADAQPFDILFIQICSLAWADIDASHLRNHPIWSKFDILFNDFNSAASYSGPAAIRLLRASCGQTPHTDLYKPVPPYCYILDNLAKLGFSPEFMLDHEGLFGDFIGEIKKYGGLDDVSMLPRSGISPDLVSFDGKLLSDDGQLLERWLKQRDTSEQKRSVTYYNEISLHDGNTYIGNNTPAPYAPRAQKLLDQTMNFFTALEKAGRKAVVVFIPEHGANLVGDKLQMPGLRDIPSPSITHIPVGIKFIGLKAKPAPIQINEPSSYLAVSELMARLVDGKLFNQDHVNLETITKNLPQTAFVSSNDGVTVMKYQGKFYILLKGDSNWVPYPE, encoded by the coding sequence ATGACGGACAGGGTACAAAAACAACAAAAAGCTTTTTTGATGTGGCGAGATATTGATGGCTGGAACTATTATTTTTTGGTGAAATTCGCACTTTTGTGGGCTGGATATTTAAACTTTCATCCCTTTATTAATTTAGTTTTTTTAGCTTTTTTACTTTTTCCTTTGTCCTCAAATTTTCTTCATCGCTGTCGTAACTGGATCGCCATTCCACTAGGTTTTGTGGTGTTTTATCATGATACCTGGCTGCCTGGAATAAGTACCATTACTAGCCAAGGCACTAATCTTTTTGCATTTAGCTCTGGCTATCTTCTTGAGTTAGTCAATCGATTTCTTAATTGGGAACTCATAGGTATGGCTTTTGTAATATTAGTGGCATATCTGTTTCTTTCGCAATGGATTCGAATAACCACCTTTACAGTGATTGCACTCACTTGGTTAAACATCATCACACTAATGGGGCCGTCTATTAATCTTCTACCCGTACAAAATAAAATGGTTGCAAATAATCAACAAACTAAGGTGGAGACTAATTCAAGTGCAATCGAGCCGAACAGTAATTTGCCGCCAACTAATGAGAATCTTAATGCTTATCTGAATCAGTTTTATGAACAGCAAAAAGGTTTGCGAACTATTTTTCCCAGCGCTCTTTCGGCTGATGCACAGCCTTTTGATATCCTATTTATTCAAATTTGTTCGCTTGCCTGGGCAGATATCGATGCGTCACATTTAAGAAATCATCCCATATGGAGCAAATTTGATATTTTGTTTAATGATTTCAATTCAGCCGCATCATACAGTGGTCCTGCAGCGATTCGTTTATTACGAGCCAGCTGCGGCCAAACACCCCATACTGATCTTTATAAGCCCGTACCTCCTTATTGTTATATTTTGGATAACCTGGCTAAACTTGGATTTTCTCCGGAGTTTATGCTTGACCACGAGGGATTATTTGGCGATTTTATCGGCGAGATTAAAAAATATGGTGGCTTAGATGATGTATCGATGCTACCGAGATCAGGTATTTCTCCTGATCTCGTTTCATTTGATGGAAAATTGCTTTCAGATGATGGGCAGTTACTCGAACGCTGGCTTAAACAAAGAGATACGTCAGAACAAAAACGCAGTGTTACTTATTACAATGAAATTTCGCTCCATGATGGCAATACTTATATTGGCAATAATACACCTGCACCTTATGCACCGCGTGCACAAAAACTTTTAGATCAAACAATGAACTTCTTCACTGCATTAGAGAAAGCTGGACGTAAAGCCGTTGTTGTTTTTATTCCTGAACATGGAGCTAATCTTGTTGGTGATAAATTGCAAATGCCAGGCTTACGTGATATCCCCAGCCCGAGTATTACCCACATTCCTGTTGGAATTAAATTTATTGGTTTGAAAGCAAAGCCTGCCCCAATACAAATAAATGAACCCAGTAGCTATTTAGCTGTTTCAGAGTTAATGGCTCGCTTGGTTGATGGAAAGTTATTTAATCAGGATCATGTTAATTTAGAAACAATAACTAAAAATTTACCCCAAACAGCCTTTGTTTCATCGAATGATGGGGTTACGGTAATGAAATATCAAGGTAAATTTTATATTTTATTAAAAGGTGACAGCAATTGGGTGCCTTATCCTGAGTGA
- the proC gene encoding pyrroline-5-carboxylate reductase, which yields MFKNKSITIIGAGHLGSALARGLIKSGHPARSITFSNRDPSKTERLVKELGVLSAKTNTQAIMNAEILILAVKPQYMQDVCREIAPSIQHTQPIIISLAGVISIASMKKWLNNKDLAITRVMTNTPIEFCKGTSALFACPSVTPEQQQLVETIFNEVGYTFWVNQESLIDSLTAPVGCAPAYVFLFLEALQEAAISRGIPEELSEKIALESVLGAAELAKKSGRSFAQLRTGVTTPHGVTAHSLEKLSFTDFFDLFKQIFAAAEERIEQITQSLNTDV from the coding sequence ATGTTTAAAAATAAATCCATTACTATCATTGGGGCAGGTCATTTGGGTAGTGCTTTGGCACGAGGTCTCATTAAAAGTGGTCATCCAGCCCGCTCGATAACATTCAGTAATCGTGATCCCAGTAAAACCGAGCGATTGGTTAAAGAATTAGGTGTTCTATCAGCAAAAACCAATACCCAGGCGATTATGAATGCAGAGATTCTTATTCTTGCTGTAAAACCTCAATATATGCAGGATGTATGTAGGGAAATTGCTCCCAGCATCCAACATACACAACCTATAATCATTTCTTTGGCCGGCGTAATCAGCATCGCCAGTATGAAGAAATGGCTTAATAACAAAGATCTGGCGATTACTCGGGTCATGACCAATACTCCAATCGAGTTTTGTAAAGGAACCTCCGCCTTGTTTGCATGTCCTTCAGTAACTCCTGAGCAACAGCAATTGGTTGAAACTATTTTTAATGAAGTGGGATATACATTTTGGGTAAATCAAGAATCACTGATCGACTCCCTTACAGCTCCCGTTGGCTGTGCACCAGCCTATGTTTTTCTTTTCCTCGAAGCATTACAAGAGGCAGCAATAAGTAGAGGGATTCCTGAGGAGCTTTCGGAAAAAATTGCCTTAGAATCCGTATTAGGTGCCGCTGAGTTAGCCAAAAAATCTGGGCGTTCTTTTGCTCAATTACGCACAGGTGTGACTACTCCTCATGGTGTGACGGCTCATTCTTTAGAAAAACTATCTTTTACTGATTTTTTTGACCTCTTTAAGCAAATCTTTGCGGCCGCTGAAGAACGTATAGAACAAATAACCCAATCATTAAATACCGATGTATAA
- the galU gene encoding UTP--glucose-1-phosphate uridylyltransferase GalU, with protein sequence MNATFPPIRKAVFPVAGLGTRFLPATKTAPKEMLTVVNKPLIQYAVEEAYAAGIRQMIFVTCHNKRAIEDHFDLAYQLENELRLHDKNELLSIVQSVTPPDMECFYVRQAKPLGLGHAVLCVEKIVCNEAFAVILADDLMSSTTPVIQQLTNMYEQYGHSIVAVESIPQELTECYGIIQGAEWDKNLLSIHHLEEKPKPHLAASNIAIVGRYVLTPGIFEQIRKLPHVEHKEIQLTDAINGLLKKETVLALPYDGKRYDCGSVLGFLKANVALGKEHPTEGEKFSKWLLA encoded by the coding sequence ATGAATGCAACCTTTCCACCAATACGTAAAGCAGTATTTCCCGTTGCCGGTTTAGGCACTCGATTTTTACCGGCTACAAAAACAGCCCCCAAAGAAATGCTCACTGTAGTTAATAAACCATTGATTCAATATGCGGTTGAAGAGGCTTATGCAGCAGGCATTCGACAAATGATTTTCGTAACCTGCCATAACAAACGTGCTATTGAAGATCATTTTGATTTAGCTTATCAATTGGAGAATGAACTGCGCCTCCATGATAAAAATGAATTATTATCCATTGTACAATCAGTTACACCTCCTGACATGGAATGTTTTTATGTACGCCAGGCAAAACCTCTTGGATTAGGACATGCGGTTTTATGTGTTGAAAAAATCGTTTGCAATGAAGCATTTGCTGTCATTCTTGCCGATGATTTAATGTCGAGCACTACGCCAGTGATTCAACAATTAACGAACATGTATGAGCAATATGGTCATAGTATTGTTGCGGTAGAAAGTATCCCTCAGGAATTAACAGAATGTTATGGTATTATTCAAGGTGCAGAGTGGGATAAGAACCTTTTAAGTATTCATCATTTAGAAGAAAAACCTAAACCGCATCTTGCTGCATCAAATATTGCCATTGTAGGTCGTTATGTTCTTACCCCAGGTATTTTTGAACAAATCAGAAAATTACCTCATGTGGAGCATAAAGAAATTCAATTGACTGATGCAATTAATGGTTTGCTAAAAAAAGAAACCGTATTGGCTCTACCCTATGATGGAAAACGCTACGACTGCGGGAGCGTTCTCGGTTTTCTAAAAGCTAATGTAGCTTTAGGAAAAGAGCATCCAACTGAGGGAGAAAAATTTTCCAAATGGCTTTTAGCCTAG
- the pgi gene encoding glucose-6-phosphate isomerase — protein sequence MEHLTKMNTWKKLEKFAKTFVRHTPEIKNYSISNDNITLDYGGQHVNSQIMDSLLELANECNLHEHINAMMSGKSINNTENRPVLHTALRAPENKAIWVNEHNVIPDVVKVRNTMKDISEKIRNGEWLGYSGKPITDIVNIGIGGSMLGPFFCINALSDYVTDTLGFHFISDIDPNAFSRATAKLNPETTLFIISSKSFTTPETLSHFQKALSWINQDQYFNQHFIAITSQVKKAQEMGFETILPIWDWVGGRYSFCSAINLISCIAVGFDNFSEILNGAYNMDVHFCTEHFEKNLPVLMALLGIWNINFLNINNLLVMTYSQDLQHFVPYLQQLDMESNGKSINKQGRRVDYATGPIIWGGLGNHAQHSYYQLLCQGTHKIAADLICLRSFDDDVINKICRAHKEVLTKGGNHSENPHSYIAGEIPVNLLCLNDCSPRTLGSLIALYEHKIFVQGVIWNINSFDQPGVESSKEIIRQNNWIT from the coding sequence ATGGAACACCTTACAAAAATGAATACCTGGAAAAAACTCGAAAAATTTGCCAAAACATTCGTTCGTCATACTCCAGAAATAAAAAATTATTCTATATCAAATGACAATATTACCCTGGATTACGGCGGGCAACATGTTAATTCCCAGATTATGGATTCACTTCTTGAGCTTGCCAATGAATGTAATCTGCATGAACATATTAATGCCATGATGAGTGGAAAATCGATTAACAACACAGAAAATAGGCCAGTCTTACATACAGCTCTTCGTGCCCCAGAAAATAAAGCCATATGGGTTAATGAACATAACGTTATTCCTGATGTAGTGAAGGTTCGTAATACAATGAAGGATATCTCCGAAAAAATTAGAAACGGAGAATGGCTGGGTTATTCTGGAAAGCCTATTACTGATATCGTTAATATAGGGATTGGTGGTTCTATGCTTGGCCCTTTCTTTTGTATTAATGCATTAAGCGATTACGTCACTGACACATTAGGCTTTCATTTTATCTCCGATATTGACCCGAATGCATTTTCACGCGCTACGGCGAAACTCAATCCTGAGACTACTTTATTTATTATTTCCTCGAAATCGTTTACCACTCCAGAAACCTTATCTCATTTCCAAAAGGCTTTGTCGTGGATTAACCAGGATCAATATTTTAATCAGCATTTTATTGCAATCACGTCACAGGTTAAAAAAGCGCAAGAAATGGGTTTTGAAACGATTCTCCCCATCTGGGATTGGGTTGGAGGGCGTTACTCTTTCTGCTCAGCGATTAATTTAATTTCCTGCATTGCCGTTGGTTTTGATAATTTTTCAGAAATCCTTAACGGGGCATACAACATGGATGTGCATTTTTGCACGGAACATTTTGAAAAAAACCTACCGGTTCTCATGGCACTATTAGGTATATGGAATATTAATTTTTTAAACATTAATAATTTGCTGGTTATGACTTATTCCCAGGATTTACAACACTTTGTTCCTTATCTTCAGCAACTGGACATGGAAAGTAATGGAAAGTCCATAAACAAACAAGGCCGAAGAGTAGATTATGCAACAGGCCCCATTATCTGGGGGGGACTAGGTAATCACGCGCAACACAGTTACTATCAGCTGTTATGCCAAGGAACTCATAAAATTGCAGCTGATTTAATTTGTCTTCGTAGTTTTGATGACGATGTAATCAATAAAATATGTCGTGCCCACAAGGAAGTTTTAACAAAAGGTGGAAATCATAGCGAGAATCCTCACAGTTATATTGCTGGGGAAATACCCGTAAATCTTCTCTGCTTGAACGATTGCTCGCCAAGAACTCTTGGCTCATTGATTGCTTTATACGAGCATAAAATTTTTGTCCAAGGTGTGATTTGGAATATTAACTCATTTGATCAGCCTGGGGTTGAGAGTTCTAAAGAAATAATTCGACAAAATAATTGGATTACCTAA